GTGAGATAATTTCCTTCTCGACGCATACAATTATTTCTTTACCTGTCACTTCAAATACCGACACAAAAAGCCTCAGCTTTTCTTTTGTATTGTTTAAAGTAAAAATATACTCCTCTAGCAACATCCTTGCCATGTTTAGCCCTTCTCGCCTCCCGTTGTTTTCTTTAGGCATTCTTTTGATTGCGATGAGTTTGGGTTCCTGCGTTGACAGCAGTAACAACGAGCCTGCATCCCCCTCTTCTTCCGCGACAGATGTGAGTTCGGGGGATACAGAAACGACCGATTCCCCTCAAAATTGGACGGGTTTGGAAGAGGAGGCGGGAAAGAAATATCGGATTAAGGTCTTTTTTCCCAAACGCAGCCAAAATACGGCACGCTTGGATTACGTGGAACCCGTTTGGAGAGAGACAGACAGCCAAGGGGTTGCTCAGTACGCGATCGCGCAATTGCTTCGAGGACCCCAACCCGACGAACAAAAATTGGGCTTAACCCCGGCATTACAACTCACAGGTGCATCTAACTGCGGTAGCGATTTCAAGATTTCAATTGCGGATAAAGTGGCACGATTGCAAATTTGTCGTTCTGTCGTATCTGCGGGAGTTGGGGACGATGCGCGAGCCAATAGCGCGATCGCGGCAACCCTCAAACAATTCCCTACTATTAATACTGCGATTATTCTTGACAAAAATGGCAATTGCCTTGGCGACTTGAGCGGCGAAAATCGCTGCTTGAAACAACTACAACAACCCTTAACCACAGCCTCAAAACTCACCCTTACCAGTCTTGGTGCAATCTCCGTTGGTGCAACCATCAAAGAAGCCTCTCAAGCCTCTGGGGTGAAATTCGCAAACCAACCCAGTGGCGGAGAAGAGTATGGTTGCGCGTACTATCAGCTTGAAGGACAACTCAAAGACGTATCCTTGATGGTCACAGAAGGTAAAATTTCGCGCATCGATATCGACTCAAAACAGATTAAAACCCTAAGCGGTGCGGGAATTGGCGACACAGAAGCCAAAATCAAAGAATTATATTCCGGGCAAATCGAAACAGAACCTCACGAATACATTCCCGGCGGCAAATACTTAATTTTCATCCCCAAGGATGCGTCGGAACAGAACTATCGCGTTATTTTTGAAACCAACGAACAAGGTATCGTCACGCGATTCAGAAGCGGGAAACTGCCGGAAGTGACCTATGTGGAAGGATGTGTGTAAGCTTTTATGCATTTAAATTGTGACTTACGCTTAATGTGTATTAAAAGCTAAAACCCTTACTCTGCGGTAATTTCTTCTTACTCTTCCCTGTTCCCTGTTCCCTGTTCCCTATTCCCTCGTCCCAGTAAGGGTTTCAGGGTGTTCACCTCAGGCGTGACTTAGGATATCAGACTCAATCTTTCGCCCGCGATCGTGTTAAGTTCAATTGCGTAACTCTTGGTATTTTCGGTACTTTCAGATAACTTCTAGAAATTAGAATCTCTGTATCTACCCCATGAAGTTCCGCTTTTTTCTCCCTCCAACGGGAATAAGTATTGAGTCATCCTCTCGAAAGCAACGCGGCTGGATTCAGTGTAAACACGGTCATTTCAAGTCGTATTTTCTGAAGATACTCGAAATTGCTGAATACTTACTCCTAGCAAGCGGTTTGAGCGGACAAAGCGTTGAAGCTCAACTGATTCCCGACAATACTTTGGATGCAGAAAATTCTATTGTCACCCCATTGGATGGGTTGCGCCGTGTGGATGGCGGTGCGGTGCGGGGAATTAACTTATTCCACAGTTTCCTGGAATTTAACGTCAGCAATGGAGGGAGCGTTTATTTTGCCAACCCCACAGGAATTGAAAACATTCTCACCCGCGTTACGGGAAGCAATTCCTCCAATATTTTGGGGACGTTGGGGGTGTTAGGAAATGCCAATTTATTTTTGCTCAATCCCAACGGAATTTATTTTGGAGCCAATTCGCGCTTAGATGTAAGCGGTTCGTTTCTCGCAACGACAGCGGACGGCATTCAGCTTGGGGATAGCGGTTACTTTAGCGCCACAGATATACCGGGTTCTCAACTCCTTTCCGTGCAACCGGGAGCATTATTTACCAATGCGCTGCGCAATTGGACGGCGCAGATTAACAATCAAGGAAATTTAAGCGTCGGTGCGGGACAAACCCTAACATTATTTGCCGATGAAACCATTAATAGCGGTTCTCTGACTGCGCCGGGAGGGACAGTGCGAGTATTAGGCGATCGCGTGACGCTCCTTTTTCCCGGTAAAATAGATGTCTCCAGTCCGTTTGGTGGCGGGACTGCGTTGATTGGTGGCGATTACCAAGGACAAGGAACCATTCCCACAGCGAGGGAAACGTTTGTGGGGTCGGGAGTGACGATTAACGCTGATGGCTTGAATGCTGGGGATGGGGGAAAGGTAATTGTTTGGTCTGACGAATCGACGGAATTTTTGGGAAGCATCAGCGCGCGCGGCGGCGAATTGGGGGGAAATGGCGGCTTTGCGGAGGTTTCTGGTTTAAAAACCTTGAATTTCCAGGGACAGGTGGATACCCTCGCGCCTAATGGCAATCCGGGAATGTTGCTCTTAGATCCGACGAATATTACTGTAATAAATGGTGCGGGAACGTTTACGGATCTGACTCAGGTGGATAATACTGCCGATCCGGATATCGGTGCAAATACAATCGATGTGGCGCTGATTAACAACGCAGCCACGAACGTCACCCTACAAGCCACGAATGATATTAATTTCAACGCTGTAATTACCATGACAACTCCTGGCGTTGGACTCGCGGCGCAAGCGGGGAGCGATATTGCAGTGAATCAGTCCATCTCAACCACAGGCGGTGCAGTCACCCTCGATGCGGGTCAAAATATTGCGTTGAATAATGGCGCAGAAATCAACACCTTTCCCACGGTTGGCGGTACGGGAGGAGATGTAACGCTCAATGCAGGTTCGAGCGTCACTTTGAATGCCAACAGTCGGATTAATACGGGTTTTCCGGATTTGAATGCACCCATTGACGGTCAAGCGGGGAATATAAGTATTATCGGGCGCGATCGCGTGTCTTTAACCAACAGCGAAGTAACAGCAAGAAGTTTCAACGATACAGTCGATCCCGATAACTTCACCACAGTTGAGATTGCAGCATCCCAAGGCTCCGTTTTCTTCGATAATTCAACTACAAGCGCCACCAATCTCGGTGCGGGTTTTGCCGGAGACGTAAATATTAGCGGACGGGATACCATTTCCATCGTCAATGGAAGCGGAGTCTTTAGTAATGGACGATTGGGACGTATCTTCATCGGTAGCACGTCAGCATTTCCCAATTCAATCTCCCCTAACCGCGTGGAAATCGCTTCTGGCAGTACGATATTCGCTTCCAATTTAGCCAGTGGCGCGCCTGCGGGTAACCCTATTAGAGCAGGAGATATTAGGATTAACGCCTTGAGCGAAATTCTTGTAGATAGTTCGGTCGTTCGTACTTCTACTGCGCGGAGGGGAGATGCGGGACGAATCGTCCTGGAAAGCGAAGCAGGAGAAATTTTGGTTAATAATAGTCTCATTTCTAGTGAGGTCGCCAATATCGGCATCGGAGATGCGGGAATTGTCGGTCTTTTTGCCAATTCGCTTGCAGCACGACGAAGTAATATTGCCGCAGGAACTTCCGGACAAGGCGATGCAGGGGGAATCCTAGTACAGGTAAGCGATGCGGTTTTCCTCAGCGACGAAACCACCCTCAGAAGCAACGTCGAGCAAGGGGGTATGGGAGATGGCGGATTGATTGCCATTGAAGGACGTTCTTTAACAATGACAGGTGGCGCTCAAATTCAATCAGCAGTATTTCGAGCAGACAATAACAATCCAGGAGGACGGGGAAATGGCGGCGGTATTCTTGTTGAAACAACAGATTCAGTTAACCTAATTGGTTTCAGTCGCAATCCTTTTTTGAGAACTGGACTGTTTGCCAGTACAGAAGAAGGAGCAGTCGGTAGCGGTGGCAATATTATTGTGGAAACGAATAACTTGCTCGTTCTCGATGGCGCGATTATTAATGCTCAAACCCAAAATGCTAATAATGCAGGAAACATTTTTTTGAATTTGGATGGCATTTTGTTCGTTGAAGATTTTGGATTAATTACCACTTCTGGATTGTCTACTGGAGATCCGGGGAATATTTTTATTACAGCAAGAGGATTGTTATTAGATAGAGGCGGACGAATTGAGGCGATTAGCAACTCCGGTCGCAATGCCGATATCTTTTTAGTGTTGGATGTTGGCGCGCTCTTATTTCGAGATAGTGCCATCACCACAGAAGCGCGCAACGACGGTTCGGGAGGAAATATTGAGATTTTTGCAGGTGTTGCCGTCCTTGCTAACTTTATTAACAACGGCGATATTGTTGCCAATGCTTTTGCGGGTTCGGGGGGAAGCGTTGCGGTTCGGACGCTGTTGTTCCGCTCGTTCAACCCAACCGGACGCACCTCAGATAGCGATGCAACAGCAAGTTCGGAGTTTGGAGTTCAAGGAACGCGCTCGATTGAGGAGCAGTTTGATAAGTTACCGGAAATTCCGGCGGATTTGCTCAATGTGGAAACCTTGAACCAAGATATTTGCGCTCTGAGAGATGGGAAAATTGCAGGGGGAAGTTCCTTTGTCATACCGGGTTCCGGAGGATTGCCGCAAAATCCCACCCAAACCCTAACGCCTGTAACGGGGACGGTGGAATGGGCGAATCGAGGTTCTGGAGCGACCGGACAAACAACATCCCAACAAAGAATTGTATCGCCTGTGGTCGTGCGCGATCCCGGCAGGGATCTGCCCTCGGCAGCGCGCGCACAGGAAGAATCGAACGAACGCGGTTCCCCCAAAGAAATTCGCCAAGCGCAAGGATGGAAAGTGAATCCCGATGGGACGGTAATGCTCGTTGCAAATATACCACTCGCCAATGCTTCCCCTTCTATTTTGACGTATCCCGGTTGTTCGTCGGAGTTGGTCAAGGAGGAGTAATCGCGGTATCTGACCGAATCGCCATAGTTAGGACTGACACACCAGAGGCGGGGAATTTTTGAACATGGGCAATATTAAGAGGGTTTTATATCAATGTTGACGCGCAATGTGACCGATTCGCTGATTTGGGGATTAACAGCATTTTGTCTCGCCACCCCCGCCACGGCAAAACCGCCATCGGAACTCTTTGACCCCACCCGCGTCTGGGAATTTGAAGAGATGGGATTAACTCTATCCTCACCCTCAAATCCTTTGCTCTGGGATGCGTCTATCCGTCTCGATGCACTACAGGGGGAAAGGGTTGGGGAACTGTCGTTCCTCGCCCAAGTCCCTGTTCTTCCCGACGACCAAACGCCCGATATTACGCCGGGACTCATCGCCCCTCAACAGCCGGAAGCGCTGCCAGAGGAGCCGCTACCCTCCTTAGAGGAGCTGTTGCAATCGCCGACGGAACCCCCAACCGGAGAAACCCGACCGGAAGATATTCCGGGAACAATTGTGGTGACGCAGTTTGAGATTATCGGCAGTACGGTCTTTTCCCAGGAGGAGTTAGGGAAAGCGTTGGAGGAATTTACCAATCGACCGATTACTTTTGCCGAACTCCTGGAAGCCCAGGAGAAGGTGAGTCAATATTACCGCGATCGCGGTTACATCACTTCTGGTGCGTTCATTCCCGAACAACCCATTGAAGGCGGGACGGTCAAAATTGAAGTGATTGAAGGGGAAATTGAAGAGATTCGCATCGAAGGATTAGAACGACTCAATCCTGGTTATATCCGCAGTCGCATTAACCGCGCGATCTCTCCACCTTTGAATCAGCAAAAATTAATCGATGCCCTACAACTGTTACAACTCAACCCGTTAATTGAAAATTTTACCGTAGAGTTAGCTGCCGGGTCGCGTCCGGGACGTAGTATTTTGGACGTGCAGGTTACAGAAGCCAACCCCCTCCATTTCCGGCTATTAATAGATAACCAGCGTTCTCCGAGTGTCGGCAGTTTTCGGCGCAAAGCGGAGTTTAGCCACGATAATGTTTTAGGATTGGGCGATCGCTTCAATTTCAGTTTCGTCAATACCGATGGCAGCAATACTATTGACAATCTCAGTTACACCCTTCCCATTAACCCTCGTAACGGGACGATTTCCTTTGCTCACGTTCGCAGTCGCAGTCGGATTATTGAAGAGCCCTTCACTCCTCTCGATATTCAATCCGCCTCGGAAAATTACGAATTGACCTTTCGCCAACCTTTAATTGAAAGTGCGACGGAGGATTTCGCCTTGGGGGTGAGCTTTTCTCGGCAAGAATCGCGAACGGTCTTGGGATTCCTCAATATTGGCCCTTTTCCCCTCTCTCCTGGTTCGGAAGCCAATGGGGAGACAAAAATTTCTGCGCTGCGTTTTTTCCAAGAATACACCCAACGGAGTAGTGAGGATGTCTTTGCCGCGCGATCGCAATTTTCCCTCGGTGTAGATTGGTTTAATGCAACCATCAATGCAAACCCCCCAGATAGTCACTTTTTCGCTTGGCGGGGACAACTGCAATACCTGCGACTCCTCGCACCGGATACCCTTCTATTGTTCCGTGCCGATTTCCAAATCGCAGATCGTCCCCTCGTTCCCCTCGAACAGTTTAGCGCGGGCGGCGCACTCAGCGTCCGAGGTTATCGCCAGGATTTGTTATTAGCAGATAATGGCTTTTTTGCCTCCGCAGAGGCGCGTTTTCCCATTCTTCATCTCCCCGAATCGGATATTTTGTTGCAAATTGCACCCTTTTTCGATCTCGCAACGGTTTGGAATTTCTCTGATAATGAAGTCGAGATTGACACGCCGACGATTTCTTCTATTGGTGTGGGTTTGTTGTTAAGAATGGGACGTAACTTTAACGCGCGTTTGGATTGGGGAATTCCTTTAGTGGAGGTCAATTCCGAGCGCAAATCCTGGCAGGAAAATGGAATTTATTTTTCCGTTGAATATCGCATTTAATTCCATCTCTCTGAGAGTGGATGTGCCATCCCAACACCTGCTGATAAGCTGACAGAACTTTATTGCAGGCGCGCGATCGATGGATGCGTATATTCTGAAACTATTGGTTCTTGGCTTGCTGCTGTTGTCTGTAACCCTCACTTCGGGCTGGATTTCACGCTTGCCCCTCTCCTATGCGCTCATCTATTTAGTGGTTGGGATTGTTCTAGGCCCTTACGGAGTCGGGTGGGTGGAATTGCAAACCAACGCTCGATTTTTAGAAAAACTCAGCGAATTCGTGGTTATTGTTTCGGTTTTCAACTGCGGTTTAAAAATGAATCGCCCTCTCCAATTCTCGGCGTGGAGAACGACTGCACGGCTGATTGGATTTTTAATGCCCATTTCAATTTTCGCGATCGCGGTAAGCTGTCATTGGCTCCTGGGTTGGGATTGGGGTGCGGCGATCTTGCTCGGCGCGATTTTAGCCCCCACCGATCCCGTTTTAGCCTCAGAGGTACAACTCGCTCACGTTGAAGATAAAGACGATCTGCGGTTTGGTTTAACCTCTGAAGGAGGGTTAAATGACTCTCTAGCCTTTCCCTTCGTTTATTTTGGTCTTTTCTTACTAAAAGATAACAATTTGAATAATTGGTTCAAACAGTGGGTCGCGATCGATCTCCTGTGGGCAATCGCGGCAGGCATTGCAATGGGAGTTATCGTTGCAAGAATCGTAGTATGGATCGAGCGCCAACTGCAACGCAGGCAACCGGTAGACGATTTAATGGAAGACTTCATCGCCCTCAGTCTCATTTTGCTCGTCTACAGTCTCACGGAATTAGTGAACGGCTATGGCTTTCTTGCGGTTTTTGTCGCAGGCTATACGTTGCAAAGTCGTTATTATCGCGAACAAGACAAGCGCCTCGCCCAACTCGCATTCATCACGCAGATTGAAAAGTTGTTAGAAGTTGGCACCATTGTTTTACTCGGTTCGCTGTTACTCCTCGATCCCATTGCCAAATATGCCCCCCAAGCTTTAATGATTGCAGGATTGCTCTTTCTGGTGATTCGACCCGCAGGCTTATGGCTGAGTACCATCGGTTCTCGCTTTCTGATGCCGACTCGTTTGCTGTTTGGCTGGTTTGGTCTGCGCGGTATTGGTTCCATCTATTATCTCACCTATGCCCTGGGGAAAGGAATCACAGGAGAAATTGCCGACCGCCTTACCTGGATAACTTTAATCGTCGTCGTCCTCTCGATTGTCA
The Lusitaniella coriacea LEGE 07157 DNA segment above includes these coding regions:
- a CDS encoding ShlB/FhaC/HecB family hemolysin secretion/activation protein, with the protein product MLTRNVTDSLIWGLTAFCLATPATAKPPSELFDPTRVWEFEEMGLTLSSPSNPLLWDASIRLDALQGERVGELSFLAQVPVLPDDQTPDITPGLIAPQQPEALPEEPLPSLEELLQSPTEPPTGETRPEDIPGTIVVTQFEIIGSTVFSQEELGKALEEFTNRPITFAELLEAQEKVSQYYRDRGYITSGAFIPEQPIEGGTVKIEVIEGEIEEIRIEGLERLNPGYIRSRINRAISPPLNQQKLIDALQLLQLNPLIENFTVELAAGSRPGRSILDVQVTEANPLHFRLLIDNQRSPSVGSFRRKAEFSHDNVLGLGDRFNFSFVNTDGSNTIDNLSYTLPINPRNGTISFAHVRSRSRIIEEPFTPLDIQSASENYELTFRQPLIESATEDFALGVSFSRQESRTVLGFLNIGPFPLSPGSEANGETKISALRFFQEYTQRSSEDVFAARSQFSLGVDWFNATINANPPDSHFFAWRGQLQYLRLLAPDTLLLFRADFQIADRPLVPLEQFSAGGALSVRGYRQDLLLADNGFFASAEARFPILHLPESDILLQIAPFFDLATVWNFSDNEVEIDTPTISSIGVGLLLRMGRNFNARLDWGIPLVEVNSERKSWQENGIYFSVEYRI
- a CDS encoding cation:proton antiporter, whose translation is MDAYILKLLVLGLLLLSVTLTSGWISRLPLSYALIYLVVGIVLGPYGVGWVELQTNARFLEKLSEFVVIVSVFNCGLKMNRPLQFSAWRTTARLIGFLMPISIFAIAVSCHWLLGWDWGAAILLGAILAPTDPVLASEVQLAHVEDKDDLRFGLTSEGGLNDSLAFPFVYFGLFLLKDNNLNNWFKQWVAIDLLWAIAAGIAMGVIVARIVVWIERQLQRRQPVDDLMEDFIALSLILLVYSLTELVNGYGFLAVFVAGYTLQSRYYREQDKRLAQLAFITQIEKLLEVGTIVLLGSLLLLDPIAKYAPQALMIAGLLFLVIRPAGLWLSTIGSRFLMPTRLLFGWFGLRGIGSIYYLTYALGKGITGEIADRLTWITLIVVVLSIVIHGISATPLMKWYEGQAKTKSAS
- a CDS encoding two-partner secretion domain-containing protein — encoded protein: MKFRFFLPPTGISIESSSRKQRGWIQCKHGHFKSYFLKILEIAEYLLLASGLSGQSVEAQLIPDNTLDAENSIVTPLDGLRRVDGGAVRGINLFHSFLEFNVSNGGSVYFANPTGIENILTRVTGSNSSNILGTLGVLGNANLFLLNPNGIYFGANSRLDVSGSFLATTADGIQLGDSGYFSATDIPGSQLLSVQPGALFTNALRNWTAQINNQGNLSVGAGQTLTLFADETINSGSLTAPGGTVRVLGDRVTLLFPGKIDVSSPFGGGTALIGGDYQGQGTIPTARETFVGSGVTINADGLNAGDGGKVIVWSDESTEFLGSISARGGELGGNGGFAEVSGLKTLNFQGQVDTLAPNGNPGMLLLDPTNITVINGAGTFTDLTQVDNTADPDIGANTIDVALINNAATNVTLQATNDINFNAVITMTTPGVGLAAQAGSDIAVNQSISTTGGAVTLDAGQNIALNNGAEINTFPTVGGTGGDVTLNAGSSVTLNANSRINTGFPDLNAPIDGQAGNISIIGRDRVSLTNSEVTARSFNDTVDPDNFTTVEIAASQGSVFFDNSTTSATNLGAGFAGDVNISGRDTISIVNGSGVFSNGRLGRIFIGSTSAFPNSISPNRVEIASGSTIFASNLASGAPAGNPIRAGDIRINALSEILVDSSVVRTSTARRGDAGRIVLESEAGEILVNNSLISSEVANIGIGDAGIVGLFANSLAARRSNIAAGTSGQGDAGGILVQVSDAVFLSDETTLRSNVEQGGMGDGGLIAIEGRSLTMTGGAQIQSAVFRADNNNPGGRGNGGGILVETTDSVNLIGFSRNPFLRTGLFASTEEGAVGSGGNIIVETNNLLVLDGAIINAQTQNANNAGNIFLNLDGILFVEDFGLITTSGLSTGDPGNIFITARGLLLDRGGRIEAISNSGRNADIFLVLDVGALLFRDSAITTEARNDGSGGNIEIFAGVAVLANFINNGDIVANAFAGSGGSVAVRTLLFRSFNPTGRTSDSDATASSEFGVQGTRSIEEQFDKLPEIPADLLNVETLNQDICALRDGKIAGGSSFVIPGSGGLPQNPTQTLTPVTGTVEWANRGSGATGQTTSQQRIVSPVVVRDPGRDLPSAARAQEESNERGSPKEIRQAQGWKVNPDGTVMLVANIPLANASPSILTYPGCSSELVKEE